CGGGATCATCGACCGGAACCCGGCACGGATCACCGGCTGGCAGCGCGAGTACCTGCGGGCGGAGGATGAGCTGGACGATCCCCGGTCGCTGGCGCTGCCGGACTGGCAGACGCTCACCCGGCTCGCCGACGCTCTGGTCGAGCGGTCGCACGAGAACTACTCGGGCTGGGGCGACGTGGTGATCTTCGCCGCGTGCACGGCGGCCAGGATCGGTGAAGTGTCCGGCTGCCGCGTCGGTGATATCGACACCACCGATTGGACGTGGCGGATTCGACGTCAGACCACGACCGCACCCGGCGGTTTGGTGGACAAGGGCACCAAAGGCAAGCGTGCCCGGACGGTGCCGTTGATCGAAGAGGTTCGGCCGCTCGTCCAACGGCGGATCGACAAGGTCAACGGCAGGCCCGACGCGCGGCTGTTCACCGGGCCACGTGGCGGGCGCATCTCGACGGCGGTACTGCGGGACGCGACCCACTGGGACGAGGTCGTGACCAAGCTCGGCTACGAGTACTTGCGGCGGCACGACCTCAGACATACCGGACTCACTTGGCTGGCCGATGCTGGGGTGCCCGTGCACCATCTTCAGCGCATCGCCGGTCATGGTTCGTTGGCCACTACTCAGCGCTACCTGCACCTGGGATCGAAGTCGGTCACCGAAGCAGGAAGATTGCTGACGCGTTACCTAGCCCTTTAAGGCTCTTTATCGACCGCAGCAACCACATACCCTTCCACTTGGACCTAGGTCTACTTCAAGATAACGGTTCGAGAACTTCTCAAGTGCGTCTTTAGTCTCCGTGCCGTTGATGTACCTGTTAACCCTTTCCACAAACTCGGCCTGCTGAGAGCTATTCAAACTGATGAATCCGCGAATAACGCGAGCGGTGGCGGCATCCATGGTAGCCCTTACTTCTTAGATCGACTCTTCCTGTCAAAAGATCCACAGACCGAACAGGCCGTGGACTCCATACTATACGGCTGCACACCGCATGCCACGCATGTCTGCCCCAGTTCGCGGAGGCCTGCACGCATGCCCAGGCGCGTCTCATGCGGCTTGATACCACGGCGCAAGTCCTGTTCGCGGCGTGCCTTGTCCTCCGCCTTTAGTATTTCGTAACGAAGCTGCAACTCGACTGCCGAGTTCGGCGGGCTCTCCGCCAATTCCTTGAACTTAGCGTACAGGTTACGATTCTCGACCATGGACTCAATTGCATAGGCATAGGATTCGACCCATGTCGCCGCCAATGACCATAGTGAAAAAACAGCTTGCAGTACAGCGATTGCGGCACCAATAGTGACCGCTACAGGCAGAGCGCCAAAACCGATACCAAATCCGCCGACAAGGCCACCGATCACCACCGGAACGACGAGCCCCATGAACCCTAGGACACGAAGAA
This genomic window from Saccharothrix sp. HUAS TT1 contains:
- a CDS encoding tyrosine-type recombinase/integrase, with protein sequence MDYGNDNMTLAMRGLEAKTMDPYLAGWRKRVVPTLGHLPVRMITNGVVDRAVHGWIADECGRSVVKNSIAVLVRIMEQALRDGIIDRNPARITGWQREYLRAEDELDDPRSLALPDWQTLTRLADALVERSHENYSGWGDVVIFAACTAARIGEVSGCRVGDIDTTDWTWRIRRQTTTAPGGLVDKGTKGKRARTVPLIEEVRPLVQRRIDKVNGRPDARLFTGPRGGRISTAVLRDATHWDEVVTKLGYEYLRRHDLRHTGLTWLADAGVPVHHLQRIAGHGSLATTQRYLHLGSKSVTEAGRLLTRYLAL
- a CDS encoding mobilome CxxCx(11)CxxC protein; translation: MDRDAVPRGGDDVTIQDCWKRAREAFGTSFVFEKRSQRLATFLRVLGFMGLVVPVVIGGLVGGFGIGFGALPVAVTIGAAIAVLQAVFSLWSLAATWVESYAYAIESMVENRNLYAKFKELAESPPNSAVELQLRYEILKAEDKARREQDLRRGIKPHETRLGMRAGLRELGQTCVACGVQPYSMESTACSVCGSFDRKSRSKK